Proteins encoded together in one Bacteroides ovatus window:
- a CDS encoding DUF4373 domain-containing protein → MARISKPGLDYFPLDVNFLQDRKVRRISCRHHAAGIAALTSLLCLIYKEKGYYILWNKDTLFDIAQEACCGEEEMQAIIDDCLSVGLFDDLIYKEYGVLTSQAIQEQYHKIITDSRRKYKLPLEHFWIIKEESSEIEPENTDDSGKDVTKPHEFATTMPQTKEETDTDIKGKQERNMENEIKPEIKKDIETEREGKDGKENERSMPPVPSNSVFQASPVVVEGLSLDKSIGKETVSEGMQAGGGSEAILLLNMQTIGIRNEQTVKAIVALARRKELGGPGGILWKILSSQYRPTLLKKNEPGDYILWALNHPTEFENTYNGTLKKLIRGR, encoded by the coding sequence ATGGCCCGCATTTCCAAACCCGGATTAGATTATTTCCCCCTCGATGTCAATTTTCTGCAGGACAGAAAAGTACGCCGCATCTCCTGTCGCCACCACGCGGCAGGGATTGCCGCACTCACTTCGCTGCTCTGCCTCATCTATAAAGAAAAAGGTTATTATATTTTGTGGAACAAAGACACTCTTTTCGACATCGCCCAGGAAGCGTGTTGCGGGGAGGAGGAAATGCAGGCCATCATTGATGATTGCCTGTCAGTGGGGCTGTTCGATGATCTTATATATAAGGAGTATGGCGTACTGACTTCACAGGCGATTCAGGAACAATATCATAAAATCATCACCGACAGCCGGAGAAAATATAAATTACCCCTGGAACATTTCTGGATTATCAAGGAGGAGAGTAGTGAAATAGAACCGGAAAATACGGATGACTCCGGCAAAGATGTTACAAAACCCCATGAATTTGCTACAACAATGCCACAAACAAAAGAAGAAACGGATACAGATATCAAAGGTAAACAGGAAAGGAATATGGAAAATGAAATCAAACCTGAAATAAAAAAAGACATAGAGACAGAGAGGGAAGGAAAAGACGGAAAGGAGAATGAGAGGAGCATGCCGCCCGTTCCGTCAAACAGCGTTTTTCAGGCTTCGCCTGTCGTTGTAGAGGGTTTGTCTTTGGATAAATCGATTGGAAAAGAAACGGTTTCGGAAGGGATGCAAGCGGGAGGAGGCTCGGAAGCTATACTTCTACTTAATATGCAAACTATCGGCATCCGGAACGAACAGACCGTAAAAGCGATTGTCGCCCTTGCCCGACGTAAAGAATTGGGAGGCCCCGGCGGTATTTTATGGAAAATTCTTAGTTCCCAATACCGCCCTACCCTACTCAAAAAGAATGAACCGGGTGATTACATTCTTTGGGCACTCAATCATCCGACGGAATTTGAAAACACCTACAACGGGACACTGAAAAAGCTAATCAGGGGAAGATAA
- a CDS encoding TolC family protein yields the protein MRKIIILSAATLILSSCGIYNKYKPVSEVPEGLYGSESVAATDTANFGNLSWREVFTDPYLQNLVDSALLRNTDMQTAHLRVKEAEATLLTSKLSYLPSLFLAPEGAASSFDRGKATQTYSLPVTASWELDIFGKVTTAKRRAKAAYEQSKEYEQAVKTQLVASVANTYYTLLMLDSQYEIAVATEAAWKESVNATRAMKKAGMVNEAGLAQTEATYFNICTTVLDLKEQINQAENSLALLLAETPHKIQRGKLGNQQLPENFSVGVPLQMLANRPDVRSAEFSLAQAFYTTNAARAAFYPSITLSGSAGWTNSAGSMIVNPGKFLASAVASLTQPLFNKGANIAQLKIAKAQQEEARLSFEQTLLNAGVEVNEALVQYQTAREKADYYNKQVASLQTAAKSTSLLMKHGNTTYLEVLTAQQTLLNAQLSQVANRFTEIQGVITLYQALGGGRM from the coding sequence ATGAGAAAAATAATCATTCTGTCCGCAGCAACGCTTATATTGAGTAGTTGCGGTATCTACAATAAATACAAACCGGTATCGGAAGTTCCCGAAGGACTTTACGGCAGCGAGTCTGTTGCTGCCACCGATACGGCAAACTTCGGTAACCTCTCGTGGCGGGAGGTCTTTACCGACCCTTATCTGCAGAATTTGGTGGATTCGGCACTCTTGCGCAACACCGATATGCAGACTGCCCATTTGCGTGTGAAAGAAGCGGAAGCCACGCTGTTGACGTCCAAACTGTCTTATCTGCCTTCTTTGTTTCTGGCACCGGAAGGAGCTGCCAGCAGCTTCGACCGTGGAAAGGCTACACAAACTTATTCGCTGCCCGTGACTGCTTCGTGGGAACTGGATATTTTTGGAAAGGTGACAACAGCAAAGCGTCGTGCGAAAGCTGCCTACGAACAGAGCAAGGAATATGAACAGGCTGTCAAGACGCAGTTGGTAGCATCCGTTGCCAATACGTATTACACCTTGCTGATGCTCGATTCGCAGTATGAGATAGCTGTGGCTACCGAAGCTGCCTGGAAAGAAAGTGTGAATGCCACCCGTGCCATGAAAAAGGCCGGGATGGTGAATGAGGCCGGACTGGCGCAGACGGAGGCTACCTACTTCAATATATGTACCACCGTACTCGACCTGAAAGAGCAAATCAATCAGGCGGAAAATTCACTGGCACTTTTACTGGCAGAAACTCCTCACAAAATACAGCGTGGCAAATTGGGAAATCAACAGTTGCCGGAAAACTTCTCCGTGGGTGTTCCCTTACAGATGCTTGCCAACCGTCCTGACGTGCGTAGCGCAGAATTTTCGTTGGCACAGGCTTTCTATACAACGAATGCCGCACGTGCCGCTTTCTATCCTTCCATCACGTTGAGCGGCAGCGCAGGGTGGACCAACAGTGCAGGGAGCATGATTGTCAACCCGGGTAAGTTCCTGGCCTCCGCCGTGGCTTCCCTGACGCAGCCTTTGTTTAATAAAGGAGCGAACATCGCCCAACTGAAAATAGCGAAAGCCCAACAGGAGGAAGCCCGCCTTAGTTTCGAACAGACCTTGCTGAACGCAGGCGTGGAAGTGAACGAGGCACTGGTGCAGTACCAGACTGCCCGCGAGAAAGCCGACTACTACAACAAGCAGGTGGCTTCCCTGCAAACAGCAGCCAAAAGCACAAGCCTGTTGATGAAACATGGCAACACCACTTATCTGGAAGTATTGACCGCCCAACAGACGTTGCTCAACGCGCAACTGTCACAAGTAGCGAACCGCTTTACCGAAATCCAAGGCGTAATCACTTTGTATCAGGCATTGGGTGGCGGCCGTATGTAG
- a CDS encoding efflux RND transporter periplasmic adaptor subunit, giving the protein MSKKVCKVKQGLLLLCCMVAATGCKQAPPAQMETEYEVMTVSPADRMISSAYSATIRGRQDIDIYPQVSGTLTKVCVTEGQRVKNGQTLFIIDQVPYEAALQTAVANVESAKASLATAQLTYDSKEELYKENVISSFDLSTAKNSLLAAKAQLAQAKAQEVSARNNLSYTVVKSPADGVVGTLPYRVGALVSSALAQPLTTVSDNSDMYVYFSMTENQLLGLIRQYGSKEEALKNMPAIDLQLNDKSAYSERGQIESISGVIDRSTGTVSLRAVFPNKEGLLHSGGAGNVIVPVQKTAALTIPQAATFEIQDKRYVYKVVDGKAQSSQVQVTRVNGGREFIVDEGLAPGDVIVAEGVGLLREGTPVKAKAAQTPVAGVTNANQSSSTETTTKSPATTTEN; this is encoded by the coding sequence ATGAGTAAAAAGGTATGTAAAGTGAAGCAAGGGCTATTGTTGCTCTGCTGTATGGTAGCTGCTACGGGCTGTAAACAAGCTCCTCCGGCACAAATGGAAACAGAATACGAAGTGATGACCGTTTCTCCGGCCGACCGGATGATTTCAAGCGCCTACTCGGCGACCATCCGCGGACGTCAGGATATTGATATTTACCCCCAGGTAAGTGGTACGCTGACTAAAGTCTGTGTAACGGAAGGGCAGCGTGTAAAGAACGGACAGACATTGTTCATCATCGACCAAGTGCCGTATGAAGCTGCTTTGCAGACGGCAGTGGCAAACGTTGAATCGGCCAAGGCCTCTCTGGCTACAGCGCAACTGACGTATGACAGTAAAGAGGAACTGTATAAAGAGAACGTAATTTCCTCTTTCGATTTGAGTACGGCAAAAAACTCCCTGTTGGCTGCCAAAGCACAGTTGGCACAGGCCAAGGCGCAGGAAGTGAGTGCCCGCAATAATCTTTCTTATACGGTTGTGAAAAGTCCGGCCGACGGAGTGGTAGGCACGTTGCCTTACCGTGTAGGAGCTTTGGTTAGTTCCGCTCTTGCCCAGCCGTTGACTACCGTTTCCGACAATTCGGATATGTACGTCTACTTCTCCATGACGGAAAACCAATTACTGGGACTGATCCGCCAATACGGTTCTAAAGAGGAAGCATTGAAAAATATGCCTGCCATCGACCTGCAACTGAACGATAAGTCAGCCTACTCCGAACGGGGACAGATTGAATCTATCAGCGGAGTGATCGACCGTTCGACGGGTACGGTCAGCCTGCGTGCAGTTTTCCCGAACAAGGAAGGATTGCTGCATAGCGGTGGTGCGGGTAATGTGATTGTTCCTGTTCAAAAAACAGCTGCGCTGACCATTCCACAGGCTGCCACTTTCGAAATACAAGATAAGAGATATGTCTATAAGGTAGTGGACGGCAAGGCTCAATCCAGCCAGGTACAAGTGACCCGTGTCAATGGCGGTCGGGAATTTATTGTAGATGAAGGATTGGCACCGGGAGATGTGATCGTGGCAGAAGGAGTAGGTTTGCTTCGTGAAGGTACTCCGGTCAAGGCAAAGGCTGCTCAAACTCCAGTGGCAGGAGTGACAAATGCTAATCAATCCTCATCAACAGAGACAACAACGAAGTCTCCGGCAACTACTACTGAAAATTAA
- a CDS encoding TetR/AcrR family transcriptional regulator — protein MNPETLRCRILDYTKREMYQHGADGLTMDDIARGMKMSKRTLYKLFPSKTSLFRVCLSDFANGIRSRIQQKQIRMDSSCMEALFITVDGYLTLLHSLGKKLLMDIAADREYRAAFEREEAFWLQQLIDVLTHCKICGYLLPGVDPDRFAPDLQEVIYQSSLQGTPYLVQRMLNYTLLRGLFKMDGIRYIDEHLKPDNLNVCV, from the coding sequence ATGAATCCAGAAACACTGCGTTGCCGGATACTCGACTACACCAAGCGGGAAATGTACCAGCATGGTGCCGACGGGTTGACGATGGATGATATAGCCAGGGGAATGAAGATGTCGAAGCGGACACTCTACAAGCTCTTTCCCAGCAAAACGAGTCTGTTCCGTGTCTGTCTTTCTGATTTTGCCAACGGAATCAGAAGCCGGATCCAGCAAAAACAGATACGGATGGACAGCTCGTGCATGGAGGCACTTTTCATCACAGTGGATGGCTATCTCACCCTGCTTCATTCGCTGGGGAAGAAGTTGCTGATGGATATTGCTGCCGACAGGGAATACCGTGCTGCTTTCGAGCGGGAGGAGGCTTTCTGGTTGCAGCAGTTGATTGATGTCTTGACGCATTGTAAGATTTGCGGTTATCTGCTTCCCGGAGTCGATCCCGACCGTTTTGCACCGGATTTGCAGGAGGTCATCTACCAGAGCAGCTTGCAAGGCACCCCGTACCTGGTACAGCGTATGTTGAACTATACGCTTCTGCGGGGGCTTTTTAAGATGGACGGTATCCGTTATATTGACGAACACCTGAAACCTGATAATTTGAATGTTTGTGTATGA
- a CDS encoding helix-turn-helix domain-containing protein, whose product MESKNSSLAILHEPFVAGMDENLSPIMQRLWKLEGGAIYFCRSGWAHVTIDLKDYEIVENTQIVLLPGTIIRINGNSSDFTASFFGFPKEMFREACLRFEPIFFRFIKEKPCYTLKDESTGAINGLMRATTAIYNDRENRFRNQIAKNHLQSFMLDIYDKCYRYFDRQEIEGGSRQDEIFKNFIALVHENCISQREVTFYASKLCISTKYLTGICKSVTGEAAKKIIDDFAILEIKVLLQSTGLTIQEIADRLGFPDQSYLGRYFKRHEGMSPKEYQSKYSI is encoded by the coding sequence ATGGAATCAAAAAACTCTAGCCTAGCCATACTTCATGAACCGTTCGTTGCCGGAATGGACGAAAACCTGTCTCCAATTATGCAACGCCTGTGGAAACTGGAAGGGGGTGCCATCTATTTTTGCAGAAGCGGATGGGCACACGTCACAATCGACCTGAAAGACTATGAAATAGTAGAAAACACTCAAATCGTGCTCTTGCCGGGAACGATTATCCGCATCAATGGCAACAGCAGCGATTTCACAGCTTCTTTCTTCGGATTTCCCAAAGAAATGTTTCGCGAAGCCTGCCTCCGTTTCGAGCCGATCTTCTTCCGGTTCATCAAAGAAAAACCGTGCTATACACTCAAGGATGAAAGCACAGGAGCAATCAACGGGTTAATGCGTGCCACAACAGCTATATACAACGATCGTGAAAACCGTTTCCGCAACCAGATCGCCAAAAATCATCTCCAGTCGTTTATGCTGGATATTTATGATAAGTGTTACCGCTACTTCGACCGACAGGAAATCGAAGGAGGAAGCCGGCAGGATGAAATCTTTAAGAATTTCATCGCACTGGTACATGAAAACTGTATCTCACAACGGGAAGTGACTTTCTACGCCAGCAAACTGTGTATCTCCACCAAATACCTGACAGGTATTTGCAAAAGCGTGACGGGCGAGGCTGCCAAAAAGATTATCGACGACTTTGCCATCCTGGAGATAAAAGTGTTGCTTCAATCCACCGGACTGACGATTCAGGAAATAGCCGACCGACTTGGTTTTCCCGATCAGTCGTATTTAGGAAGGTACTTCAAACGGCACGAGGGAATGTCGCCGAAAGAGTATCAGAGTAAGTATTCTATCTAA
- a CDS encoding efflux RND transporter permease subunit, with protein MNLRTFIERPVLSAVISITIVVVGIIGLFSLPVEQYPDIAPPTIMVSTTYYGASAETLQKSVIAPLEEAINGVEDMTYMTSSATNSGSVSITVYFKQGTDPDMAAVNVQNRVSRATGQLPAEVTQVGVTTSKRQTSILQMFSLYSPDDSYDENFLSNYISINLKPQILRISGVGDLMIMGGEYSMRVWMKPDVMAQYKLIPSDITGVLAEQNIESATGSFGENSDETYQYTMKYTGRLITPEEFGDIVIRSTDNGEVLKLKDVADIQLGQDSYAYHGGMDGHPGVSCMVFQTAGSNATEVNQNIDKLLEEASKDLPKGVELTQMMSSNDFLFASIHEVVKTLIEAIILVILVVYVFLQDFRSTLIPLVGIVVSLVGTFAFMAIAGFSINLLTLFALVLVIGTVVDDAIIVVEAVQARFDVGYRSSYMASIDAMKGISNAVITSSLVFMAVFIPVSFMGGTSGTFYTQFGLTMAVAVGISAINALTLSPALCALLLKPYINEDGTQKNNFAARFRKAFNSAFDMMVDKYKTIVLFFIKRRWLTWSLLACSVVLLVLLMNNTKTSLVPDEDQGVIFVNVSTAAGSSLTTTDKVMERIEKRLIEIPQLKHVQKVAGYGLLAGQGSSFGMLILKLKPWDERPGDEDNVQSVIGQVYARTADIKDASVFAISPGMIPGYGMGNALELHMQDKMGGDMNEFFTTTQQYLGALNQRPEISMAYSTFDVRYPQWTVEVDAAKCKRAGITPDAVLSTLSGYYGGQYVSNFNRFSKVYRVMIQADPVFRLDETSLDNAFVRMSNGEMAPLSQFVTLTRSYGAESLSRFNMYNSIAVNAMPADGYSTGDAIKAVQETAEQSLPKGYGYDYGGITREENQQSGTTIIIFGICFLMIYLILSALYESFIIPFAVLLSVPCGLMGSFLFAWMFGLENNIYLQTGLIMLIGLLAKTAILLTEYAAERRKAGMGLIASAVSAAKARLRPILMTALTMIFGLFPLMMSSGVGANGNRSLGTGVVGGMTIGTLALLFIVPTLFIAFQWLQERLRPVQSVPTHDWQIEEEIKVSEEEKSKAGKE; from the coding sequence ATGAATTTAAGAACCTTTATAGAACGCCCCGTATTATCGGCAGTCATCTCTATCACGATTGTCGTAGTGGGTATCATCGGGCTGTTCAGCTTGCCCGTTGAGCAGTATCCCGATATTGCTCCGCCTACCATTATGGTGAGTACCACCTATTATGGCGCCAGTGCGGAAACATTGCAGAAGAGTGTTATTGCGCCTTTGGAAGAGGCGATCAACGGAGTGGAAGACATGACCTACATGACTTCCTCCGCCACCAATTCCGGTTCGGTGAGCATCACCGTCTATTTTAAGCAGGGCACAGACCCCGATATGGCGGCTGTCAACGTGCAGAACCGTGTATCACGTGCTACGGGACAACTTCCGGCGGAGGTAACCCAGGTCGGTGTGACCACTTCCAAGCGTCAGACGAGTATTCTGCAGATGTTCTCATTGTATAGTCCGGACGACAGTTACGACGAGAACTTCCTGTCCAACTATATCAGCATCAACCTGAAACCGCAGATTCTTCGTATCTCCGGTGTGGGCGACCTGATGATTATGGGCGGTGAATATAGTATGCGTGTATGGATGAAACCGGACGTGATGGCACAGTACAAACTGATTCCGTCCGATATCACCGGTGTGCTTGCCGAGCAGAATATCGAATCGGCTACCGGTTCGTTCGGTGAAAATTCCGATGAGACTTATCAGTATACGATGAAGTACACCGGACGTCTCATTACTCCCGAAGAATTCGGGGATATCGTCATCCGTTCCACCGACAATGGCGAAGTCTTGAAACTGAAAGACGTTGCCGATATCCAACTGGGACAGGACAGCTACGCTTACCACGGTGGTATGGACGGTCATCCGGGTGTATCCTGTATGGTGTTCCAGACGGCAGGTTCCAATGCGACCGAAGTAAACCAGAATATCGACAAACTCCTCGAAGAGGCAAGTAAAGACCTTCCGAAAGGCGTGGAACTGACGCAGATGATGAGCTCCAACGACTTCCTGTTCGCTTCCATTCATGAGGTGGTGAAAACGTTGATCGAGGCTATCATCCTGGTTATCCTTGTGGTGTACGTCTTCTTGCAGGACTTCCGTTCTACATTGATTCCGCTGGTCGGAATTGTGGTTTCCCTGGTGGGTACGTTTGCTTTCATGGCGATAGCCGGATTCAGTATCAACCTGCTGACCCTGTTTGCGCTAGTGCTCGTTATCGGTACGGTGGTGGATGATGCCATTATTGTCGTCGAGGCGGTGCAGGCGCGGTTCGATGTGGGCTACAGGTCGTCATATATGGCAAGTATCGACGCTATGAAAGGTATCAGTAATGCCGTTATCACCTCTTCGCTGGTGTTTATGGCGGTGTTCATTCCGGTGTCCTTCATGGGCGGCACTTCCGGTACGTTCTATACCCAGTTCGGTTTGACGATGGCGGTTGCGGTAGGTATCTCCGCTATTAACGCGTTGACTTTGAGTCCGGCTTTGTGTGCATTGCTGCTGAAACCTTATATTAATGAAGACGGAACGCAGAAGAACAACTTTGCGGCACGCTTCCGTAAGGCTTTCAATTCGGCTTTCGATATGATGGTGGATAAATATAAGACGATTGTATTGTTCTTTATCAAGCGCAGATGGTTGACATGGTCGTTGCTGGCTTGTTCCGTGGTATTGCTTGTGTTACTGATGAATAACACGAAGACCAGTCTGGTACCCGACGAGGATCAGGGTGTTATTTTCGTCAATGTGAGTACAGCGGCAGGCAGTTCGCTGACAACGACGGATAAGGTGATGGAACGTATCGAAAAACGCCTGATAGAAATACCTCAACTGAAACACGTGCAGAAAGTGGCCGGTTACGGATTGTTGGCAGGACAGGGTAGTTCGTTCGGTATGTTGATTCTCAAACTGAAACCGTGGGACGAACGTCCGGGTGATGAGGACAATGTGCAGTCGGTGATCGGTCAGGTATATGCGCGTACGGCTGATATCAAGGATGCCAGTGTGTTCGCCATCTCTCCGGGTATGATTCCGGGTTACGGTATGGGTAATGCGCTCGAACTCCACATGCAGGATAAGATGGGCGGTGATATGAACGAGTTCTTCACCACCACCCAGCAATACTTGGGAGCTTTGAACCAGCGGCCTGAAATATCGATGGCTTATTCGACGTTCGACGTTCGCTATCCGCAGTGGACGGTAGAGGTGGATGCGGCTAAATGTAAGCGTGCAGGTATCACGCCCGACGCTGTGTTGAGTACGCTGTCCGGTTATTACGGTGGGCAGTATGTGTCCAATTTCAACCGTTTCTCTAAAGTGTACCGTGTCATGATTCAGGCCGATCCGGTGTTCCGTTTGGACGAAACTTCCCTCGATAATGCTTTTGTGCGTATGTCGAATGGAGAGATGGCGCCATTGAGCCAGTTCGTTACGCTGACCCGTAGCTACGGTGCGGAATCGTTGAGCCGTTTCAATATGTATAACTCCATTGCGGTAAATGCGATGCCGGCCGACGGATATAGTACGGGAGACGCCATCAAGGCTGTGCAGGAAACTGCCGAACAGTCTCTTCCGAAAGGCTATGGCTATGATTACGGAGGTATCACCCGTGAGGAAAACCAGCAGAGCGGTACGACGATCATTATTTTCGGTATCTGCTTCCTGATGATTTACCTTATTTTGAGTGCGCTTTATGAGAGCTTCATTATTCCGTTCGCTGTGCTTTTGAGTGTGCCTTGCGGATTGATGGGTAGCTTCCTTTTCGCCTGGATGTTCGGACTGGAGAATAATATTTATCTGCAAACAGGTTTGATTATGTTGATCGGTCTGCTGGCGAAGACGGCTATTTTGCTGACGGAATATGCTGCCGAACGTCGTAAAGCAGGTATGGGGCTGATTGCTTCTGCGGTCAGTGCGGCTAAAGCCCGTCTGCGTCCGATTCTGATGACGGCATTGACGATGATTTTCGGTCTGTTCCCGTTGATGATGTCAAGTGGAGTGGGAGCCAACGGTAACCGTTCATTGGGTACGGGTGTAGTAGGTGGTATGACCATCGGTACGTTGGCGTTGCTCTTCATCGTGCCTACTTTGTTTATTGCTTTCCAGTGGTTGCAGGAACGTTTGCGTCCCGTGCAGAGCGTCCCGACGCATGACTGGCAGATTGAAGAAGAAATCAAAGTGAGCGAGGAAGAAAAATCTAAAGCTGGAAAAGAATAA